Below is a window of Lacibacter sp. H407 DNA.
TCAATGTGCACCTGAAAACAAGCATCAACAATTTGCTTTGCCAATAAATTGTATTGCTCTTTCGTCATTCTTTGCGTCTTTGTGCCTTAGCGGTTAAATCTTCTTCTTGGCTAAAATCGAAAAATCATCTTCCTCTCTCACCATCGTATTACTTAATCTTCCCAATCCATCAATTTCCATTTCAACAACATCGCCTTCTTGTAACCATTGTTCTGTATAATTCGGATCGTTGAATTTACCAGTACCGTTTAGTTCAAGAAAACAACCCGTACCAACGGTGCCGCTGCCAATTACATCGCCGGGGTACAGATCTACACCATAGCTTGCACGTTCAATGATCTCTGCAAAGGTCCAGTTCATATCAGCAACATTACCAGCACTCACCTGCTTACCGTTTACCCAACACGTCATATTCAAATTCCAGTTACGACCAACATGATTTTCTTGTGCCGGCACTACAAACTCTTCCAGTTCATCAAGCGTTACCAACCATGGACCGATCGCTGTTGAAAAATCTTTTCCTTTTGCCGGGCCAAGATTGAGTAACATTTCTTCCATCTGTAAACGTCGTGCACTCATGTCGTTCATGATCATTAATCCGGCAATATATTCATCTGCTTCTTCTGCACGAATGTTGCGGCCGTGTTTGCTGATAACGATCGCCACTTCCAATTCGAAATCAAGTTTTTCAAAATGATCGGGCATGCAACGCACATCGCCGGGGCCTTGTATGCTGTGATGATTGGTGAAATAAAAGATCGGGTATTGATCGAACTCAGCGATCATGTCCACTTTGCGGTTTCGTCTGGCAGCTTCCACATGTTGGCGGAATGCATACCCATCTCTGCAACTGGGCGGCATTGGAACCGGAGCCAGTAGTTGCACTTGTTCTATCGGTACAACATTGCCCGGCATCAGGCGACCTTCCTGCAGAGCTTTTAAACTGGCTTGTGCAAGTTCAAGATATTCATCCCAGTATTGCAAAAACATATTCATGCTGGTTGGCAAGTCAGGATGGAGCGTATCCATATCATACACAAGTCCGTTATGTAAAGTAGCTAACTGTTCATGCTCATCTTTTAAGTAGGAGATCAATTTCATATGTTTATTTTCATTTTTATTTGGTCATATGTTGTTCGCCATAAAAATCATCATCGTTACTTGTATAAATTTCCCGATAATTTTTTATGGCTCAGTTCATGCAATACGTTTTTTGAAGAATGCCAAAGGTAGAGAAAACAGCTGCAACGAAAATTCATTAACTTGATGCCATGAAGAATGTTTCGTTATTTCTTTTCATCTGTTGTTCAGTAGGCTTTTCTGTAAAGCAGGAGTCAACAGCATGGATCCGCATCAATCAACTCGGCTACACACCCAACGGAATAAAAGTAGCGGTATGGTGCAGTAAAGAAAATAATCCCATTGGTTCATTTCAACTCATAGATGCAGAAACAAACAAGCCTGTGTTAACAGCTAAGCCCAGCAGCAGCTTTGGAAAATACGGCCCATTCGAACAAACACAACGGATGAATTTTTCCGGGTTTCAAAAGCCGGGAAAATATTATTTACAAACACGCACCACAAAGTCTCCTGTGTTTACAATCGGAGAAGATGTGTACAAAGGAGCGGCGGATTTTTGTTTACGTTACATGCGCCAGCAACGAAGCGGCTTTAATCCGTTTTTGAAAGATAGCTGTCATACACAGGATGGTTATACATTGTATGGATCGTCAGCAGGTTTACCCGATAGTACATTTATTGATGTAAGTGGTGGCTGGCACGATGCAAGTGATTATTTACAATATTCCACAACCAGCGCCAATGCAACCTATCATCTGTTGATGGCTTACCGTGATTTCCCATCCATTTTTACTGATAAACATTTGGCAAATGGATTGGAAGGAAGCAATCAATTACCCGATGTGTTAGATGAAGCAAAATGGGGATTGGATTGGTTGCTGAAAATGCACCCTCGTGATGATTGGATGTTTAACCAGTTGGGTGATGACAGAGATCATATCAGTATGCGAATTCCGAAAATGGACAGTCAGTATGGAAGAGGATTTCAGCGCCCAGTCTATTTTATTAATGGAGAAAAACAACAGCGAGGAAAGTTTTTGAATAACACGACTGGAACCAGTTCCACTGCTGCAAAGTTTGCGAGTGCGTTTGGGTTGGGTGGAATCATTTTTAACTATGACGAATTATTTAGTGAAAGATTATTTACATCGGCTACCTCGGCTTTAAACTTCGCTTTTAAAAAACCAGGGATAACTCAAACAGCATCAGTGAAAGCTCCTTATATCTATGCAGAAGATAACTGGAAGGATGATATTCAATTAGCAGCTTCTTCTTACTATCAATCGCAAGAGTTTATTTATAAGAAATTTAAGCGACAAGAGGCATATGTTTCACCATCTATCCCTGATAAAGATTTTCTTTCATTTGCATTTTCTTACGCAAAGCAAGAATCTATTACATCTTGGCTTGGTGCTGATACCGCCAATCACTACCAATGGTATCCGTTTATCAATCTTGGACATTACGAATTAGCAAAGCAGTTAAAAGATAAACGCAGAGATACCATCATTGGTTTTTACAAAGAGGGCATCAATCGTGTCTGGATCAAAGCTAAACAAAATGCTTTCTATAGGGGCGTTCCGTTTATTTGGTGCAGCAATAATCTCACGGTGAGTTTCGCCATGCAATGTTATTGGTACAAAGAGTTAACCAACGACCGGCAATTTGAACAACTGGAACAAGCAAATATCGATTGGCTCTTTGGTTGTAATCCATGGGGCACGAGTATGGTGTATGGTTTGCCAGCTTGGGGTGATACACCTATTGATCCGCATAGTGCATTCACGCATTTAAAAAATTATCCGATTGATGGAGGTTTGGTAGATGGTCCGGTTTACAATAGTATTTTCAAAAATTTAATTGGTTTGAAATTGTACCAGCCCGATGAGTATGCGGCTTTTCAAAGTGAGTTGGCAGTGTATCATGATGATTATGGTGACTACAGCACCAATGAACCAACCATGGATGGCACAGCATCACTCATTTACTTGTTAGCAGCGATGGAGGCGCAACGCAAGCCAAAAAAGTAAACGCCTCCGCAGGAGGCTTCCGTTACGATCGTGGAGCAATCGTTCGTGGCGATACAACAAAAAAAGAAATAGCATTTGTCTTCACCGGTCATGAATTTGCAGATGGCGGCAATCGTATACTGCAAACATTGAAACAGCAAAACATAAAAGCTTCATTTTTCTTTACCGGGGATTTCTACCGGAATAAAAAATTTCAATTGCTTATTCGACAGCTGAAAAAAGACGGACATTATCTCGGCGCTCATTCCGATAAACATTTGCTTTATGCCGATTGGACTAGACGGGATAGTCTGCTTGTAACGAAGCAGCAATTCAAAAAAGATCTGTTGCAGAATTATGCAGAAATGAATAGTTATGGCATCAGCAAACCAAATGCAACATTCTTTCTTCCACCTTACGAATGGTATAATGATTCAATTGCTGTCTGGACAAAAGAATTAAATCTGCAACTCATCAACTATTCGCCCGGCACAAGATCAGCAGCAGATTACACATGGCCTGAATTACCGAACTATCAAAGCAGTGAGGCCATCTATCGATCCATTTTTAATTATGAGCAATCAAAACCCGCAGGACTGAATGGATTTCTATTGTTGTTGCACATCGGCACCGATTCACGGCGTAAGGATAAGTTTTATGATCGCTTGCCGCAATTGATTCAACAGCTCAAACAAAAGGGCTATCAATTCAAAAACGTAAATGATTTATTGAAAGAGTGAGTCATCCATATAATCAACCCTGAAGCACTTATTTTTGTAAACTATGATCAAATCCATCAACGATTTCAACAACGTTTTCTTCATTGGAGTTGCCGGTACCGGCATGAGTGCTATTGCACAGTACTTAAAAGGTATTGGTAAAGAAGTAAGCGGCAGCGACCGTTATTTTCATCCCGGCGAGCACAATGAAACAAAAGAAAAACTCGAAGCAGAAGGCATCCGTTGCTTTTTACAAAACGGCGAAGGCATAACCAACAAAACAGATTTGGTGGTTGTGTCAACGGCAGTGGAAGATACTGTTGAAGAAGTGATCAAGGCAAAAGAACTCAATATTCCTATTATCAAACGGGCAGAATTACTAGCCATTATTGCAAGAAGTAAAAAAACAATTGCGGTAGGTGGAACAAGTGGCAAATCAACCACCAGTGCAATGTTGTTTGATATATTGCAACATGCAGCCATGCAACCCAGCATTATCAGTGGAGCAGGACTCACCAGTATCATAAAAGAAGGTAAGATCGGCAATGCAAAAGTGGGCAGTGGCGATTGGCTGGTAATTGAAGCCGATGAAAGCGATGGCAGCATTGTGAACTATACACCAGAAGTTGGTTTGCTCATCAACATTGACAAGGATCATAAAGAGATCGATACACTCATTGAAATTTTTGAACAGTTCAAAAAAAATACTACTGAATTTTTTGTCGTGAATCAATCGCATGCATTAGCAAAAAAATTATCAGCAAATCCATTGCATAATTTTTCAGTTGACCCGACAGATGATGCAGCTTACCATGCAACTGATTTTAAACA
It encodes the following:
- a CDS encoding polysaccharide deacetylase family protein, which codes for MAFVFTGHEFADGGNRILQTLKQQNIKASFFFTGDFYRNKKFQLLIRQLKKDGHYLGAHSDKHLLYADWTRRDSLLVTKQQFKKDLLQNYAEMNSYGISKPNATFFLPPYEWYNDSIAVWTKELNLQLINYSPGTRSAADYTWPELPNYQSSEAIYRSIFNYEQSKPAGLNGFLLLLHIGTDSRRKDKFYDRLPQLIQQLKQKGYQFKNVNDLLKE
- a CDS encoding fumarylacetoacetate hydrolase family protein, whose product is MKLISYLKDEHEQLATLHNGLVYDMDTLHPDLPTSMNMFLQYWDEYLELAQASLKALQEGRLMPGNVVPIEQVQLLAPVPMPPSCRDGYAFRQHVEAARRNRKVDMIAEFDQYPIFYFTNHHSIQGPGDVRCMPDHFEKLDFELEVAIVISKHGRNIRAEEADEYIAGLMIMNDMSARRLQMEEMLLNLGPAKGKDFSTAIGPWLVTLDELEEFVVPAQENHVGRNWNLNMTCWVNGKQVSAGNVADMNWTFAEIIERASYGVDLYPGDVIGSGTVGTGCFLELNGTGKFNDPNYTEQWLQEGDVVEMEIDGLGRLSNTMVREEDDFSILAKKKI
- a CDS encoding UDP-N-acetylmuramate--L-alanine ligase, which codes for MIKSINDFNNVFFIGVAGTGMSAIAQYLKGIGKEVSGSDRYFHPGEHNETKEKLEAEGIRCFLQNGEGITNKTDLVVVSTAVEDTVEEVIKAKELNIPIIKRAELLAIIARSKKTIAVGGTSGKSTTSAMLFDILQHAAMQPSIISGAGLTSIIKEGKIGNAKVGSGDWLVIEADESDGSIVNYTPEVGLLINIDKDHKEIDTLIEIFEQFKKNTTEFFVVNQSHALAKKLSANPLHNFSVDPTDDAAYHATDFKQDGFSISFEINDVLFTLNSVGKHNMENALAAASVAHLIGVPLSTAAEALKTYEGIYRRHQIIGQKNNVWLIDDYAHNPAKCAASIEACQPIAKKVIAWFQPHGYGPTKFLRNDFVEEISKALRPEDEIWMSEIFYAGGTAVKDISANDLINDLKAKGTQAFFVENRNDLVAAIRSHFTDDCVLLLMGARDPGLEQFAKTVWKQL
- a CDS encoding glycoside hydrolase family 9 protein encodes the protein MKNVSLFLFICCSVGFSVKQESTAWIRINQLGYTPNGIKVAVWCSKENNPIGSFQLIDAETNKPVLTAKPSSSFGKYGPFEQTQRMNFSGFQKPGKYYLQTRTTKSPVFTIGEDVYKGAADFCLRYMRQQRSGFNPFLKDSCHTQDGYTLYGSSAGLPDSTFIDVSGGWHDASDYLQYSTTSANATYHLLMAYRDFPSIFTDKHLANGLEGSNQLPDVLDEAKWGLDWLLKMHPRDDWMFNQLGDDRDHISMRIPKMDSQYGRGFQRPVYFINGEKQQRGKFLNNTTGTSSTAAKFASAFGLGGIIFNYDELFSERLFTSATSALNFAFKKPGITQTASVKAPYIYAEDNWKDDIQLAASSYYQSQEFIYKKFKRQEAYVSPSIPDKDFLSFAFSYAKQESITSWLGADTANHYQWYPFINLGHYELAKQLKDKRRDTIIGFYKEGINRVWIKAKQNAFYRGVPFIWCSNNLTVSFAMQCYWYKELTNDRQFEQLEQANIDWLFGCNPWGTSMVYGLPAWGDTPIDPHSAFTHLKNYPIDGGLVDGPVYNSIFKNLIGLKLYQPDEYAAFQSELAVYHDDYGDYSTNEPTMDGTASLIYLLAAMEAQRKPKK